AGGAGCCGGACTTCATATATTCGATTCTGTAGGAAATATGGTAGTAGATATCGGGGGAGGGACCTCCGATATAGCTGTAATAAGCCTTGGAGGAATAGTGGTTTCTCGTTCTCTAAGAATTGCGGGAGATGCGATGGACGATGCAATAATCAAATTTGTGAAGCGTAAATACAAGTTCCTTATTGGAAGCTCGACCGCCGAAGATGTGAAAATCAAGATTGGAAAGGCTTTCCCGACACTGGAGAGCTACGAACTTGAGGTTCGAGGAAGAGATGCGCTGAACGGCCTTCCAGGGAATATCAGAATCACCTCTGACGATGTTCATGAGGCAATTTCACAGATACTTCAGGACATCGTGCTAAATCTTCGCCAGATTCTAGAAGACACACCTCCGGAAATCGCTGCAGACATTATGGACACTGGCATTGTACTTACCGGTGGAGGTTCCCTGATAAGAGGTTTGCCGGATCTAATCATTCAAGAAACCGGTATAAAGACGATAGTTTCCGAGGACCCAAGGACATGCGTCGTCAAAGGAATTGGCGAGTTGCTCGACAACGATAAACGTCTTCAGAGGGTTGCAATCAATCATAGTAAATAGCTAGACTTGAATCTTGTTTCTTTTTTCAAGTAAGGCGAGAAGATAAGAAACAAGAACGCCCAAAATGACTCCTGAAACAATTAATGTGAGATCAGTATTCTTTCCCGGTCTAGTGATTAGATCGGGTATTGAACCTATCATTAGGCCGAGAAGGAAGGCAAAAGTCTCACTGCGAAACTTCTTCATCAAGTATCTAAGAAGTCTGCTTACGAATAACACTCCCAGGATCACACCTACCCCAATGAAAGCAATGATGACCAGGTCGAAGCTCTTGATTGCGGAGATGGCCCTGGCGTACTCTCCCATAATCAGAAGAATAAATGCTCCGCTAAGCCCTGGAAGTACCATAGCTGAAGCCCCGAAGAAGCCAGCGACTGTATCATAGATCAGACTAATTGCGCCGTGGTCGGTGAGTGAAACGCCTCCAGCACTGGGACTTAGGAGTGATATAAGAATAACAACCGAGGCTCCCACTGCCATCGAAAGTAATGCGCTGATGCCTAGTTTCTCGATTCGTTTGAAAACTACTGGAATGCCTCCTATCACAAGTCCTGAGAATATCCCGTACATAAGTGAAGGGACGGTTGAAAGAGAAAGATCAATAAGAGCTGAGAACCCAAAGATTCCTGTAACGATACCGATGACAAGCTCTATCAAGAAGAGAATCTCTTCTCTACGAATCTTGAGAGCTGTAAGCATCGATATAGAACCTACAAAACGTTCATATAGCCCCCCCAGTAGAGCAATAGTTCCACCGCTAACGCCTGGAATGAGATTGGCAAGACCCATGAGGAAACCAATAAAGACTACATAGAGCACGAAGCACCTCCATACCTTAATTTCTCCAATTATATATCCTTAGAAACGGTATCTCACTTACAGGTGACGATTATCGGCAATAATTGTCGGTATTATGTTAGAACCCAGAAAATAAATTCCGGGTTTGGAGTGATGAATTGACGCTTCTAGAAGCTAGAAGCTTGCATGCAGTTTTGGCGGAAGATAACGTAAAGATATTGAAGGGCTTGAGCCTCAAAATAGGAAACTGAGAGTTGCAAGTTATCATCGGACCCAATGGTAGCGGTAAATCAGCTCTAGCAAATGTGCTGAAGGGAAACCCCAAATACAGAGTTACTAGTGGTACTGTGAAATTCATGAATAAGAACACAGCTGGATGGGCTGTAGACGAAAGAGCTCGAATGGGAATGTGCATACCTTTCAGCATCTTCAGGAAATTCCAAGGATCAGACTCAGGAGCCTTCTCATATTAGTCTCTCAAAGGACCGGCAGCCGGGAGCCATTACTGAAAATGAGCAAAGAAATCGACAAACTATCTCTTGAACTTGGTCTCGAAAGTGAATTAATAGATATTTGAACGTAGGCTTTTCCGGAGGGGAGAAGAAAAAATTCGAGATGGTTAAGAAGAACTTAATTGAGCAAAGGTTTGCGGTTCTTGACGAAATAGATTCCGGGCTGGATGTCGACGCTATGAAAAGCACAGCGTTGTCAATAAACGGATTCAGAAATCCAGAAACTTCAGTTTTACTAATCACACACTATCAGAGGCTTCTTGAGCATGTTGAGCCCAACCATATTCACGTCTTGATCGATGGATCGATAGCAATGAGCGGAGGAAAGGAACTTGCTAGAGAAGTTGAATTGAAGGGATATGAAGGGACCTTTGGCTCACTCAAGGGGGCCGGATCATACGAGAAGAAGTTTTCCTAGACAGTACTGAGTTTGAATTCCTTTCAGATACTAAGTACCGTTTTATAAGCGGAAGAGGATTCTAGGAGAGGCGGTTTATTCGTTTATGTACCCAAAGGAGTCAAAGTCCCCCTTCCTCTTCAGGTACATTCTAGAATGAACGAGGAAAGCAGCGGTCAATTTGAGCACACGTTGATCATTGCAGATTAAGGTTCAGATCTACAGTTCATAGAAGGCTGTTCTGCTACGAGATTCAACGATCTCAATCTTCATGTTGGCATGGTAGAAATCTTTGCTCTAAAAGATGCGAAGGTCAGGTATTCTACGATTCAGAACCGATCCAAGAAAACGTACAACTTGAATACCAAGGGGCAATTGTCGAGGAGGGCGTAATACAGAACATTTCCGGTGCCGTTTCACTTGCATCGGCCCGCCGATACCTGAACAAGGTCGGTGTGCCCGCGACACACGAGTGCGTTTCCCATCTTGCATAAATCGCTAGAGAGAAGAAAGAAGAGATCTCCGATGTTACTGTTTACAGTTCACCAGATAGTCTGCGATTTTGCTATTTTATCACAAGAAAACACACTCTCACGATCTGGCCGAATTCCTTGAAAGAACTCAGGCAGTTGCATCAGGAGCGGTCATCATTGTGTTCAACTTCAGATGGATGCACTTGGCATTACTTCGGCTTGTAGAGAGTCACTCTACTTGTGCAATACGGTTGAAGATGTTGAAAGACTTATAGAAGGGATTTGCAAAGTAGAAAGGTGGTTCTTATGAACTGCGAGCAACAATATTCCGACTTCATAATGTATCACTTCATGAACAATACGCATCGAGGACGTCCAGAGGACTCTAATTACACAGTCTAGGGCTCGAACACTTCTTGTGGAGATTCGATTACTAATTATCTGATTATTGGAAGAGGAATTGTTAATTCTATGGGATTTGAGGGCGAAAGCTGCGCGATAAGCGAGGTATATGCGGCAGTTATGACGGAGATTCTAGAAGGTAAATCTCTTGAAAAAGCCGGTGCGACAATTGTAATTTCGAGAAAATGAGACGTGGTGAGAGTATGATGGGTCAAAAATCGTTGATGCTGACTTTTTTGAGAGATTGAAGTGTGCAATCCTTCATGGAAAACAACTGCGAAAGTTCTAATTTCTGAACAGCAAAAAAAGACCGGTGCATAACACCGGCTATACTCTGCGCTGAAGTAACCCTACAGGTTGATTATACACCAATTTAGTCTGTATGATCAACCTTTCTATCCTTTTCCTCCAGATACTTGTCGAGTTTTTCTTGCTCATTGCTGAAGAAGTAGTCCTTCGGGTTCTCCGCCATTTTCGTAACCTCTCCGAATAGAGAATCAAGTACGGTAATAAGCATTTCTCTCTCTGAACCGTCAAACTCTTTATGAAGTATCTGGGCGATCGTCTCTTCATCAATTCCATCGGCAGTATGCTGCTCGAGTGCATTAAAGAACCTCTTTAGCAATTGATCAATATTGTCCATCATTTTCCTCCTATTCCAGAAAGTCTGATTATGTACCTGTTAAGCGATTCGTCTTGGATCTTCAAATCGCTGATGGTTCCCTTATCCAGTGCATTTATAATCGCAAGCGTGACATCTTCAGGGTCGGTGCGAGCCTCCTCTTGAAGGGTATCAATGTCGGTCCCACCATACTCAATCAGTTTTGCGATTTTCAGTGCGAAATCGAAATCAAGATCCTTTAGTTCCTCAAGGTACTCGTCGACAAACAACTCTATCCTGAAAGGAAATTCGGACAAAGCCCATCTCAGCAGATAAACCAGTGTTCTGAATATTGCGGTGGTTCTTCCGTTGCCTGAAACTATGAAAGCCATGAGGTATGAAAGGTAATCTTGCTGGGAAGGAAGAAAATCTAGATGAGAAATCATCTCGGTAAAGAGGCCGACCTCGGACAACGTGATTTCCCTAGTTTCTCGTGGAATCATTCCTTCAAAGAAGTCTGAGACTCTTCGGATTATGTTTTCATCATTCGCATCCGAAAGAAAGGCCATCAGATTTTCAACGTTGATTTCTCCCGATTCCAGGAAACTGGGTTCAGTTAACCGTGAATCTCGATAATTCTTCATCAGATAACTGTAGAAAGACTCACTGATCGCATCTTGAAAGCTGAGATTGCATGCAATCTCACCCTCTGCCATAGACTTGTGCAGCAGTATTGAATTTCTTAACTCAAGGAGTGTATCATCAAGGGTCTCGAGAGCCGTGTCGTATTCGCCCATCATGTCAAGAATTCTGGCCCTCAACACGAGAGCCTTCTCGTCCTTTGTATTGCTGTAGTAGCTTTCGCAGTGAGAAAGTGAATCTTCAAGCATTCCGATGTTCTTCTCTGCTATCGCCATTTCGTATAGAATTTCCGTATTCCTGCTGAGATCATAAGCAGTTCTCAAGTCCTCAAGGGCTGCGAAAAGCTTTCCCTGCCTCGCCCTTGAATAAGCGCGATTATAGAAGCTTTTCCAGTCATTCGCTAGGCCGATGCAATCGGTGAAAGCCTCCTCGGCAAGAGAATACTTCTGAATTTCGTTAAGTACTACGCCCTTTCTTAGAAGCACATCCGCGAAAAGAGGAAATCCCTTCTTCACTCTTTCAATTATCTCCAGCGCTGTTTCATACTCACCCTTAGAAATGAAGCAGTCAATCGTGGCGACCAGGGGAAGTGAGAACTGACCTCCGGACTTCTCAATAGACTTCATGTAAGAGGAAACTGCATCTTCGTACTCCTCCTGAATCTGTAGAAGCCTTCCAAGTTCGTAGTGCCCGATGTAGAACTCTTCGTTCATCTCGACCGACTTCTTGAGCTCAATCTCCGACAGCTCAATTTTCTCTTCCTCTCTAAGCAACAGGCCGAGATAAAAGTGATATCTGTAATCTTTTTTAACTCTGGCTGTCTTCTCGAGAAATTGACCTGCTTCTTCAAGATTGCCTGAATTTAAGGCTCTCTTAAAGGCTTCAAAGTAATAGTAAAGAAGGTACGATTCGTAATAGTCATTCTGCTCGATCCTATTCTGGGCTTCGAGTCCCCTAATGATTACATCGAGATCAATTCTGTCCCTGTCTGTTATGTACTTCATATCTTCAACCAGGACAGGCAGCTTCACTGGGAGATTGTTTGCCTTCGCGATTTCCGGTTTCAATGGAAGATAAACCAAGACCGTCTTGTCTTTCAAAGAATCACCAACTACCTTCTGCTTCTCATTTGCTACAAACCCGCACATATTGTATAATACCAGAAGAGCGATAGAAGATACAGGAGGTATTTTTTGATGGTTGTTCTTGCTTACGTACTTATTTCTCTACACATTGCAATAAGTGTAGGGCTTGGAATTGCTGTAATGCTCCAGATGTCGAAATCAGCCGAGCTTGGTGGAGCTCTTGGAGGCGGTGCTTCTCACACCATGTTTGGAAGAAAGAAAGGGCTGGATACCATGGGAAAGATCACATTAGGTCTTGCTATTGGATTCATGGTGAACAGCATTCTTATTGCATTTGTGATTTCCAGAGCATTTGGCGCTTAAGGTGGTAGATTTGGTGGGGCCTGAGGAACAGCTAAAGGAGCTTTCTAAGAATCATGTTTCGCTAATCTCAGAGGAAGAGCTTCTTGAGAAGCTTAAGAAAAAGTGTTCTTTAAGGGTTAAGCTTGGTGTGGATCCGTCCAGACCAGATCTTCATTTGGGTCACGCTGTAGTATTGAGGAAACTTCGGCTTTTCCAGGAGTTTGGTCATCAAGTGGTTCTCATTATTGGCGATTTCACAGCTAGAATTGGTGATCCTTCAGGGAGATCAAAGACAAGACCCATGCTTTCCAGGGAGGAGGCCAAAGCGAATGCCGAATCCTATAGCAATCAGGCTTTCAAGATTCTAAACAGAGATCTTACTGAAATCCGATTTAATTCCGAATGGCTGGATGCTATGAGTTTTGAAGATGTGATACGACTTTCTTCCAAGTACACTGTCGCAAGGATGTTGGAGAGACACGACTTCGCAAGGAGATACTCGGAAAACGAACCAATAGGTGTATCTGAGTTTCTTTACCCTCTTGCTCAGGCTTACGATTCCGTCGTGGTTAAGGCAGATGTGGAAATTGGCGGCGATGATCAGTTCTTCAATCTTGTGGTGGGCAGAAAGATTCAAGAGGAGTACGGACTTGAGGCTCAGGCGATTCTCACCGTCCCTCTCATTGAAGGCACTGACGGGAAACTGAAGATGTCAAAGAGCTACGACAACTACATAGCTTTCGAGGACTCCCCGAGGGATATGTTTGGAAAGGTAATGTCCATACCAGATTCTTTGATGATGAAGTATTTCAGATTGCTTACCAATAAGAGTGATGCCGAACTTGCTGAATATGACAGAGAACTTCTGAATAAGGCAGTTAATCCGCGAGATATAAAATTGGCACTAGGTGTTGAGATCACGTCCCAGTTCTATGGGAGAGAGATAGCGCTGAATGCTGAAAGAGAATTCGTAAATATATTCAGAAACAAAGAGCTTCCTGAAGAGATGCCGGAAATAAAACTTCCGGCAGAGAGTATTTCAATTGTCGATCTTCTCGTCTCTCATGCTAATATTTCATCAAGAAGTGAAGCAAGAAGGTTGATAGATCAGGGCGGAGTGAGAGTGAATGACGAAGTTCTCGATGATATTCATTCCGTTCTCGATGTTTCCGATGGAGATGTTCTTAGAATCGGAAAAAAGCGTTTCTATCGCCTTGTCAAGTGCTGAATACTCTTGAATATTGACGTATTTTTACTGTATAATAAACTCGTAGTCTGCGTAGAAAATGACAACATTTTGAAAGGGGGTAGGATCCATGAAGAAGCTTTCTATACTGGCGCTAGTCGTTGTTACCTTCGCGAGCCTGGTCTTGGGTGTTGAGTACAGCGATTTGTCAGAGTATCACTGGGCCTACGATAGCGTTATTAAGACGACAGCCGGTGGATTGTTCATTGGTTTCCCCGATGGCACATTCAGAGGTAGTGAAGATGTTACTCGTTACCAACTGGCTATGACTCTTGCCAGGTTTATGGATTATTCTGATGCCGGGGATGCTAAGCTCCAAGAAGTAGTCTTTTCGCTCACTAAGAAAGTTGCAGGACTTTCCTTGGAGATCTCTGACAACAAGAAGAATTTGGTTGATTTAACGGCGGAACTGAGGGCACTCGAAGCAACGGTCGCATCTCTGAAACAAAATGGAATGTCTGGAGACTTCGTGTCGTTGAAAACCTTCGATGACGCGATCGCATTCCTTTATGATGAGATCGACAGACTCTCCGCGGAAGCGGTCAGCGCGAATGATGGAATTTGGCTCATTAACGAAAAGCTAAGCGCAATGAGTGGAGTTCCATCGGACATCGAATCTCTCAAGAACAGGGCAACCGATCTTGAAGTAACCGTCAAACTTCTAGGACAGGCCATTGCCAACCTTAAGAAGGATGAGAACGAACAGAATGATGAGGTTGCAGCGCTTAGTTCGAGACTCGGTGTTTCTGAGAATGTTATGAACAGTTTGACTGCTGATCTATTCGCACTTAGGAGAGGGATGGCCACTAAGGCTGATCTAGCCGATCTTGAGGCAAAGCTGTCGGGCGAAATGCCTGATCTTGAGCCTTATGTGACCAATGAGGAGTTAAATGACAAGCTTTCTCTTATGTACACAAGGATCCTCATGATCCAGGACAGCATTGCCAAGATGCCCGAAGTCAAGTACTATGACACTGAAATTGAAGAGATTGAAGTAGCTCTATTTGGGATTGACGAGACCATGGAAGTTCTATTTGATCAGGTTGACCTGAACATTGCGAGACTTGATTCTCTGGACAACCAGCTTTCTGAATTGAAGACAGAGCTTTCGGCAAAGGCTTCGTCCGGTGACGTAGATACTCTGAAAGGGAGAGTCACCGATCTTGAAGTTCTATCTAGGATGTTGAGCAATGCCGTAATTTCTGCTAATAAGAGAATCTCTGAGCTGAACTATGTGACTCCTGATCAGCTGGCTGCCAAAATGAACTTCCTTTACACGAAGCTTGGACTGACCGAAGAGAAATTGAAAGCAGAGATCAATGTTCTAGCTGACGAAGTCATTATGGTGAAAAATGAAGTCGCTGGCAATTACGAAATGTTGGAAGTCGCATTCGATCAAATCGATGCTAACATTGCGGTTCTTGACGAACATGCCGATATGATCGCTTCTATTGAAGGCAGAACAGCTTCTCTTGAGGGAAAAGTCGGAGTCCTAGAGGAAGAAGTTGACAGCTTGAAGAGTATTACCAACACAATGGCGATTCAGATGTTCAAGCTCGACAGGAACAAGGCAGACAAGACTGCTCTTGCAGCTGCAGAAACGAGGATCTCTGCGCTTGAAGAGAATGACGTGGCCTTGGAAAGCAAGATATCGGCTCTGGAAGACACACAGAAGCAGAACATAATCAATACAAATGCAGCCATAATTCTCTCTTTTGTAGCACTAGCATTTGGAGCCGTAGGGTTAATCCTGAAATGATCTCTCTGTGCAACTTAGCAACGCATGTGTTTGCTTTTGTTACATGAAATGTGGTATATTTACGTTATGCGCATCACCAAAAACCAAAAACACTCTTATAAAGGGGGTAAGTGTGCATGAAGAAGCTTGTTGGAATCTTAGTGGTACTTCTGGCCATCTCGGTTGCTTTCTCTGCTACAGTAACTCTGAATCCCTACTTGAAAGGAACACTGTGGGGGCATGTAGAGCTCGATAAGAACGGTCTGGACACAAATCTGGACTTCACTCTTAAGGGAATCGGTTTCGGAGCGTCTGCAGATGTTGATGGTCTGACATTTAGCTTAGACATTGACCTGGCTGATGGAAAAGTAGCTCTCAACTCTTTCACGGTCGAGAATGACAAGGCCGCCGCCAGCTGGTTCAAGGCAAAGTCTTTTGCCTATGACAGTGGCAAGGGTCTTAACTGGTTCTCGTATTACGGCAAGACAAAGGGAATCACTTTTGTTCTGAATCTAAAGGAACTCGGCCTTCAGGTTGCCACCCAGGAACCTGATCTACTTGGCGCGAGTGACAGGATTGCATTGAGGGGAGCATGGGATATTTTCTCCTTCTCTGCGCAGACCGGGCTTAATGCTCTTAAGTGGAGTGGCGATATAATTCTTGAGGCAGCTCTGGTACCTTTCAAGGGTCTAACGATTAAGGGTGGCGTCAGTGCGAGTGACCTCACGGGAACTCCTGTCTTCAATTACGTAGTCGATGTCGATTATGTTCTTGAAGTGGGTCTTCTGACTCTGAACCCATACGCGAGATACTCAGATACTCTCGGTCAGTGGGTCGGTCTAAACGTTGGATACGCAATTGGTGTTCTTGCTATTGATGCAAACGTAGAATACGACATCGCTGCGAATGCACTTGGTGCATGGATACAGCCCGTCATTTCCAAGGAAGGAATCGGCTATGCAGGAGTCAAGTTTGTGTATAACTACGACTTCGCAACTCCGGCACAGACGATGGAGCTTGGCTTCCTGGTCAAGTCTCTCGGTTGGGCAGCAGGTCCTGTTAGTCTCGATGTCTTCGTCGGTTCTGGTGATTTCAGGACTAAGGACGATGCGCACAAAACAGGGTTTGGTTACAAAATCCTTACAGACGTTCTTGCCGACTGGACTAATATATCGGCCTACGCAGAAGCTGGTTTGTCACTTGAGATGGGCGGATTCAAGCCGACTATCGGTGCTAGCGGCGGATACTACATTAAGGACTCTGCATCTGCGCTCAACGTGAACCTGAGCTTCCCAGTACTTGATCTCATTACTTTCAGGGCGAACGTTGATATTCTCCCCGCAGTTGACTGGTCAGTTGGACTCTACTTCTCCAAAACATTCTGATTCAGTTAGTATATGAGCCGGCCCTCTTGGGCCGGTTTTTTTTGAGGTGAGAGCATGAGGGGAATATACATATTTCTTGGTAATCTCTTAATGATCATTGCAGTGGTAATAGCCCTTTTGTTTGGCGGGGGAGAAGTTGTGAACTCCTTACTAGAAGGAAAGAGTATCGATATGGAGATTATGGACTTTCTCTTTCCAATTGCGTTGTTCATAACCGGATTCTTTCTTCAGTACTGTGCATTGGCAAAGAGGATTGCCCTTCCAATATTTGAAGAACTATTGCTTGCCGGCTCTTTAGTTCTCTACATTCGTGAAAGCCTAGCAGGTGGTTTCACCTGGTGGCTAATCCCTTTGAGGGACTATATACCTTCTTCGATGATGTTTACTATCATTGGGTATTTGCTGCCAGGAATAATCGTCTTTGTCATGGCCGCACTGATTGTCCTGATGATAATGGTATCAGGAGACAAA
This window of the Mesotoga sp. BH458_6_3_2_1 genome carries:
- a CDS encoding DUF368 domain-containing protein, with product MLYVVFIGFLMGLANLIPGVSGGTIALLGGLYERFVGSISMLTALKIRREEILFLIELVIGIVTGIFGFSALIDLSLSTVPSLMYGIFSGLVIGGIPVVFKRIEKLGISALLSMAVGASVVILISLLSPSAGGVSLTDHGAISLIYDTVAGFFGASAMVLPGLSGAFILLIMGEYARAISAIKSFDLVIIAFIGVGVILGVLFVSRLLRYLMKKFRSETFAFLLGLMIGSIPDLITRPGKNTDLTLIVSGVILGVLVSYLLALLEKRNKIQV
- the secG gene encoding preprotein translocase subunit SecG, with translation MVVLAYVLISLHIAISVGLGIAVMLQMSKSAELGGALGGGASHTMFGRKKGLDTMGKITLGLAIGFMVNSILIAFVISRAFGA
- a CDS encoding chromosome segregation protein SMC, whose amino-acid sequence is MDNIDQLLKRFFNALEQHTADGIDEETIAQILHKEFDGSEREMLITVLDSLFGEVTKMAENPKDYFFSNEQEKLDKYLEEKDRKVDHTD
- a CDS encoding S-layer homology domain-containing protein; this translates as MKKLSILALVVVTFASLVLGVEYSDLSEYHWAYDSVIKTTAGGLFIGFPDGTFRGSEDVTRYQLAMTLARFMDYSDAGDAKLQEVVFSLTKKVAGLSLEISDNKKNLVDLTAELRALEATVASLKQNGMSGDFVSLKTFDDAIAFLYDEIDRLSAEAVSANDGIWLINEKLSAMSGVPSDIESLKNRATDLEVTVKLLGQAIANLKKDENEQNDEVAALSSRLGVSENVMNSLTADLFALRRGMATKADLADLEAKLSGEMPDLEPYVTNEELNDKLSLMYTRILMIQDSIAKMPEVKYYDTEIEEIEVALFGIDETMEVLFDQVDLNIARLDSLDNQLSELKTELSAKASSGDVDTLKGRVTDLEVLSRMLSNAVISANKRISELNYVTPDQLAAKMNFLYTKLGLTEEKLKAEINVLADEVIMVKNEVAGNYEMLEVAFDQIDANIAVLDEHADMIASIEGRTASLEGKVGVLEEEVDSLKSITNTMAIQMFKLDRNKADKTALAAAETRISALEENDVALESKISALEDTQKQNIINTNAAIILSFVALAFGAVGLILK
- a CDS encoding lipopolysaccharide assembly protein LapB; the encoded protein is MCGFVANEKQKVVGDSLKDKTVLVYLPLKPEIAKANNLPVKLPVLVEDMKYITDRDRIDLDVIIRGLEAQNRIEQNDYYESYLLYYYFEAFKRALNSGNLEEAGQFLEKTARVKKDYRYHFYLGLLLREEEKIELSEIELKKSVEMNEEFYIGHYELGRLLQIQEEYEDAVSSYMKSIEKSGGQFSLPLVATIDCFISKGEYETALEIIERVKKGFPLFADVLLRKGVVLNEIQKYSLAEEAFTDCIGLANDWKSFYNRAYSRARQGKLFAALEDLRTAYDLSRNTEILYEMAIAEKNIGMLEDSLSHCESYYSNTKDEKALVLRARILDMMGEYDTALETLDDTLLELRNSILLHKSMAEGEIACNLSFQDAISESFYSYLMKNYRDSRLTEPSFLESGEINVENLMAFLSDANDENIIRRVSDFFEGMIPRETREITLSEVGLFTEMISHLDFLPSQQDYLSYLMAFIVSGNGRTTAIFRTLVYLLRWALSEFPFRIELFVDEYLEELKDLDFDFALKIAKLIEYGGTDIDTLQEEARTDPEDVTLAIINALDKGTISDLKIQDESLNRYIIRLSGIGGK
- the tyrS gene encoding tyrosine--tRNA ligase, with product MGPEEQLKELSKNHVSLISEEELLEKLKKKCSLRVKLGVDPSRPDLHLGHAVVLRKLRLFQEFGHQVVLIIGDFTARIGDPSGRSKTRPMLSREEAKANAESYSNQAFKILNRDLTEIRFNSEWLDAMSFEDVIRLSSKYTVARMLERHDFARRYSENEPIGVSEFLYPLAQAYDSVVVKADVEIGGDDQFFNLVVGRKIQEEYGLEAQAILTVPLIEGTDGKLKMSKSYDNYIAFEDSPRDMFGKVMSIPDSLMMKYFRLLTNKSDAELAEYDRELLNKAVNPRDIKLALGVEITSQFYGREIALNAEREFVNIFRNKELPEEMPEIKLPAESISIVDLLVSHANISSRSEARRLIDQGGVRVNDEVLDDIHSVLDVSDGDVLRIGKKRFYRLVKC
- a CDS encoding rod shape-determining protein, yielding MKKGDLGIDLGTASLLVFQKGKDIVIDEPSVIAVEVKSGKIIAIGSEAKEMIGKTPKDIKAVRPIRDGVIADYQIIEQALKELVKRTRTKFSLSRPAVVVGVPAKVTSVERRAVIEATTAAGASRVYLVLEPVVAAVGAGLHIFDSVGNMVVDIGGGTSDIAVISLGGIVVSRSLRIAGDAMDDAIIKFVKRKYKFLIGSSTAEDVKIKIGKAFPTLESYELEVRGRDALNGLPGNIRITSDDVHEAISQILQDIVLNLRQILEDTPPEIAADIMDTGIVLTGGGSLIRGLPDLIIQETGIKTIVSEDPRTCVVKGIGELLDNDKRLQRVAINHSK